The Kribbella sp. NBC_00662 nucleotide sequence CTGCTACGACGGATCGGCTTCGAGCCCAAGTCCTACCAGGAGAACCGGCGTACCAGCTTCGAGCTGGACGGCGCCCAGCTCGAGCTCGACCACTGGCCCCACATCCCGCCGTACCTCGAGATCGAAGGCCGCTCCCGCGAACACGTCGTAGAAGTCGCCGCCACCCTCGGCTACTCCGAACACCAACTGACCGGCGAAAACACCACGAAGGTGTATGCCCGCTACGGCATCAACCTGCCCGACATCCCAGACCTCAGATTCACAGCAACCTGACGTGCAGCCAGTCCCAGTTGCCGCATCCGGAGGTCAGGCGGGGACGACGTACGGGAAGACCGGTCGGCGCAGGTCCTCGTTGGCCGACGGGTCCAGACCGGACGGTACGGCGGTGCCGGCGACCATCGACAGCATGAGCTCCGGGGCGTTGTCGGCGAGACCGCGTCCGTTGCGGGTCGCGAATCCGAAGCTCGCCGGTGTGCCGACGACGTACGGGAGAACGTCGGGCAGCAGTTCGCGGGCGACCGTCTCGCCGTAGCCGTGTGAATCGGCCGCTGTACCGCTGGCTGCGACCACCGCGGCGACCCTGTCCGCCAGGTTCTTGCCATCCGCGGTGAAGTCCTGCGAAGGGTGGCGGGTGTTGGCCGGGTAGGTGAAGCGGGTGTCGTCCGGCCAGAAGATCGGCCACATCATCGGGTTGCCGGCCCGGTTGATCTGGCGCCAGCCTCCGGCGTCGGTCGCCAGCTTCGTCGTACACCACACACCGGTGCGCGCTCCCGGCGTGAGTACCGGGTGCTGGTGCGAGACCTCCAGCACGATCGACTCGACAGTGGTACCCGCGAAGCTGTTACGCGCTTCCTCGGGCCGCCAACCGGACAAGGCCACCGCAGTGCCGTCGTGTACGGCGGCGTTCACCCGGGC carries:
- a CDS encoding class IV adenylate cyclase — protein: MPVEYEAKVLEVDPAAVAEKILGLGGRRVADRVMRRLVYDVAEGDKSRWIRLRDSGTEVTLTMKEIAHDGIDGTTETEVVVDSFGTTAELLRRIGFEPKSYQENRRTSFELDGAQLELDHWPHIPPYLEIEGRSREHVVEVAATLGYSEHQLTGENTTKVYARYGINLPDIPDLRFTAT
- a CDS encoding DUF4331 family protein, translating into MSHHLDTPLARQNGQLYIDDLYVFAGDDSTVFVMDVNSTITGDDVQPGFHHEARYEFKVHVDDAEFESLTYRISFGEHDADGRQPLAVHVLTGDGAREDSADGELVLEGRTGDPAEGAGLRVWAGRIHDSFYIDLSLLARVNAAVHDGTAVALSGWRPEEARNSFAGTTVESIVLEVSHQHPVLTPGARTGVWCTTKLATDAGGWRQINRAGNPMMWPIFWPDDTRFTYPANTRHPSQDFTADGKNLADRVAAVVAASGTAADSHGYGETVARELLPDVLPYVVGTPASFGFATRNGRGLADNAPELMLSMVAGTAVPSGLDPSANEDLRRPVFPYVVPA